ATCCTTGCTGTGTCAGGCTTTCGCAAAGCTGTAGGACCGCTCCACTTTTGCCACGCGCACCTCATAGCGGCTATACCATTCCGCACGGCCCTGGTTTTGCGCTGCCAGATGATCCACGACCTTTTTCCAGGCCCGGATCGAGTCTTCATCGCTCCAGTAGGAATTGGTTATGCCGAACCCGGTCGCATCGCGGGCGGATTCCACACCGAGAAAGCCTGGCTGCTGGCTGGCAAGCGTCACCATGGCCTCTGCCATGTCATCGTAGCCATTGCTGACTTCGGTTCTGACCGAGGAAAAACAGACGACGTAGTAAGGGGGAGAAGGCAGTTTGGCAAAACCGGACATCACGGGCGACTCTCTGTTGGGTTGAGGCATGGCGTGTTGTCAATTTGCTCCTTCAGCCGAAATAGACAAATTCAAATTGATGATCGATCATAAAAAAAGCGGAGCCGAAGCCCCGCTTTTCCAATGTAAAATTCCAGAAGCGCGATTAGCGCTTGGAGAACTGGAAGGACCGGCGAGCTTTTGCCTTGCCGTACTTCTTACGTTCAACAACGCGGCTATCGCGGGTCAGGAAGCCACCCTTCTTCAGAACCGAGCGCAGGCCCGGTTCGAAGTAGGTGAGTGCCTTGGAAATGCCGTGACGCACAGCGCCAGCCTGGCCGGACAGACCACCACCGGTCACGGTGGCGATAACGTCGAACTGACCGGTGCGAGCAGCAGCAACGACAGGCTGCTGCAGAATCATCTGCAGAACCGGACGGGCGAAGTAAACCGGGAAATCGCGGCCATTGACCGTGATCTTGCCAGTGCCGGGCTTGACCCAGACGCGGGCAATTGCGTTCTTGCGCTTGCCAGTCGCGTAAGCGCGGCCTTGAGCGTCGACCTTACGGACGTGAACGGGAGCCGAAGCTTCCTGCGCAGTGCCGAGATCCTTCAGGGAAGAGAGGTCAGCCATACTTAGGCGCTCCTTACGTTCTTGCTGTTCAGCTTGGCCACGTCGAGAGCGACAGGCTGCTGGGCTTCGTGGGGGTGGGCGGACCCGGCGTAAACGCGCAGGTTCTTCATCTGGCGACGGCCAAGCGGACCGCGGGGAATCATGCGCTCGACAGCCTTTTCAAGAACGCGCTCCGGGAAGCGGCCTTCGATGATCTGGCGCGCCGTGCGTTCCTTGATGCCACCCGGATAGCCGGTGTGCCAGTAATAGGTCTTGTCGGTGTATTTCTTGCCGGTCAGGACAACCTTTTCGGCATTGATGACGATGACATTGTCGCCATCATCGACGTGGGGAGTGTACGTGACCTTGTGCTTGCCACGCAGATAGGTGGCGATCACGGTGGCGAGGCGACCAACAACGAGCCCTTCGGCGTCGATGATGACCCACTTCTTCTCCACCTCTGCAGGCTTCTGAACGAAGGTAGACATGAGGTTCAACTTTCTTTTGGACCCTTTCAGCCGTTAACGGCCGGTCGGGCGTTTCTTGTTGCTTGTCTTGTGCGCTTTCACACGCACAAAAAGAATGCGGTCCATAGGGCCGCAAGCTGCCGGCTTTATAGTCGCGGTGCCGGGTTCGGTCAAGGATGGTTGCTTGATGGCGGAGTTCGAAAAATCCATAGAAAACAGAGGATTAGATGTGTGGTATTATTTTACCGCAAAATACTTTGCCGTCTTGTCTGGATTTCGGCCTTTTCCGTGGTGCAATCGGCTGGGCGGTCATGCTGAACTCGCCAACTGCTCTATGACGCTATGAGGCGCGCTTGTCTTTTTCCTCTCGGACGAGGGCGGGGAGCTCCGTGTTTGATGCCTGCTTCCTCCTGGAGAAGACATGAGGTGGTTGCTTCGTTTTGAGACAAGCCACTCTGTTATTTCGCCTTGTTTCTAGATAATTAATTTTCAATCAAGAGTAGTATAAACTTAACTCTGACATACGTAACCCGAGGCTATTGCGTTAACGCAGGCTTACGCAAGTGGGTTGATCGACAATCAAATCGATTTAAATTCTAGTGCGTCTAGCGGCATTATAAGTAAAATAATTTTTGCCTAAAACTACTTGTAATCATTAGGGAATTCAATGTTTGAGAGTGCTAAAATGCAAGTGAACAAAAAAAGAATATTAAGTGAACATAAAGGCATTAGACTTCATTGATGTGATGGTTATCACATCAAGCTTGAAAATTCCCTTAAAAAGAGCATACTAATGATAGCGATAACATGACGACCGCTTCACTGTCTCCTCTGGAGGTGGAGGGGTATTGGTGCGTCTTTATCTCAAGGGTTGTATTCGGCGTTTCCGATTCTGGGTCGGCAGAGGGATGGTTGTGCAAAGAAAGGTTACTTAATCGGGAAATGATGGCGCGAATGGGAGCGCGTAATGTGTCATTGCGGGACTTTACGTCTTTGCAAACAGTTAAGCCAAATTTGCTATCCTGCGACCGGGACCTAGAGTTTGCCTTAGGAAGAGTGGAGCCCGGTTTTCCTGAAAAGACAAACGACAGCACGAGAGCAAAGCATATCTTCAGGGTAGCTTTTCATGCTTTGAATTTTTGTTTTGCTGCATGTCGTCATCGCAAAACCGCTGCCCACTTTTAAGCGACAGGTTTTAGGGACGGATTGTCTGGAGAAACGGCTGTCAAGCCGGGAAGGATAAGCCATGAACCACGACCATTATTCCGATGACTATCTCTGCAAGATTCTGGCGCGCACCCACACCGTCGCGCTGGTTGGAGCGTCCGCACGCGATGACCGGCCCAGCCATTGGGTGCTCGGTTTTTTGCTCGGCAAGGGCTATCAGGTCTTCCCCGTGAATCCGGCGCTTGCTGGCACCACGATTCTTGGTCGCCCTGTGCATGCACGCCTTGCCGATATAGGGGTGCCGATCGATCTCATCGATGTGTTTCGCCGCTCGGAATCCCTCAGTGAGGTGGTGGATGAAGCCCTGGCGCTGGAGAGACGACCAAAAGCGATTTGGGGTCAATTGGGTGTCCGCGATGATGACGCGGCGGCAAAAGCCGAGGCGGCAGGCATCGCTGTCGTGATGAACCGAGCGCTGGTCGCGGAATATCCGCTGGTCTACCACGCCAGTCATATTGCCCATCGCTCCCCCACCGCCGCCTGATACCAAGCTGCACCAACGATAATCGCGCTGCCTTGCGCGATTATCGCCGTCTTGCGGGCTTATCCACGGGCTGCTTGTCGCTCAGAGGGAGTAATGCGGAACGAAGCGGATAAAGCCGTCCTGCAGGTTGTCCACCGGTTTGCAGTTCAGCACCGGGCAGGCAGGGTTGTCGCGTGTCGGTACTGTGGCGCGTTCGGCATACTCGCCTGGCGAACAGGAATTGGTGTTGCGAACGTAGCGATCATAAAGCGCCATGCCCGGCACCCGCTTCGAGGGATAGCGTAGAACGGCAGCCCCCTGGTCTCGCAGGATTTGCCGGACATTTTCGCAGGCAAGCGTGGTCGAGTTGTAGCGCTCTATCGCCAGTGCACTGCTACCCCATAAAGAAATAGCAACGCAAAAACCTAGTCGTATCATTGGGTTCATTGGAATATCTCCATCAAAAAGCATTTGCCAATGCCTATAGCATGTCGCGTGATTCCGGATTCACCCGACATGTTATAGGTTTTTGTTTTCGCATGTCTTTTTCTCAAAACCGCCGCACACTTTCGGGTGACGTGCTGTATATCCTCTTCTTAACTGGGGCGCTTTCGCTTACGATCAAGACAGGGCGCAGTTCCAAAGGATCACAGGAGCTACTCATGCAGTAGCGTCTTGGGGAGAATGACATGCAGCATGACGTTTATGAGAGCGATTATCTCAGGACCATTCTGGAAACGGTCAAGATCATTGCTCTGACCGGGGCTTCGCCCAATCCGGCGCGGCCAAGCCATGGGGTCATGCATTTTCTGCTGAACCATGGCTACCGCGTTATTCCGGTCAATCCGGGGCAGGCGGGAAAGGACATTCTGAGGCAGACTGTTTTTGCGTCGCTTGGGGACATTCCCGAGCCCGTCGATATGATCGATGTGTTCCGCGCCTCCGAATATCTGCCCGCAGTGGTGGATGAAGCCTTGGGACTCAAGCATTTGCCGAAGGTGATCTGGGCTCAGCTTGGCGTGCGCGACGACCAAGCCGCCGCCCGCGCCGAAGCAGCCGGGATCAAGGTGGTGATGAACCGCTGCCCGGCCATCGAATATCCGAGAATTTTTCAAGGGACACTGGAGCCGGACAGGCATTAGGCTGATCGGATAAGAGATCTATAGGCATCAAACGATTGTGCAATTGTCCAAAAAAGCCAGGACGTTCAAACAGGGCATGAGGTAGCGTTTCATCGGCATCGGTGTAATGCTCTGCCGCAATATTTCAGGGAGGATAACCATGGCAAACAACAATCCGGGCTTTGCGACGCTGGCCGTACATGCCGGTGCGCAGCCGGACCCGGCGACCGGCGCACGTACGACGCCGATCTACCAGACGACGGCCTTTGTGTTTGAAAATACCGATCACGCCGCCGCCCTGTTCGGCCTCAAGCAATTCGGCAATATCTATACAAGGATCATGAACCCGACCCAGGGCGTGCTGGAAGAGCGGGTGGCTGCTCTGGAAGGTGGCACGGCGGCATTGGCGGTGGCATCGGGACATGCCGCGCAGATGCTAGTCTTCCATACTCTGATGCAGCCGGGGGATAATTTTGTTGCCGCCAAAAAGCTCTATGGCGGATCGATCAACCAGTTCGGTCACGCCTTCCAGAATTTCGGCTGGCAGGTGCGCTGGGCCGATACCGACAATCCGGCAAGCTTTGAGGCGCAGATCGACGAGCGAACCAAGGCGATCTTCATCGAAAGCCTTGCCAATCCCGGTGGTACATTCGTCGATATTGCCGCGATTGCCGATGTTGCACGACGCCACGGCCTACCGCTGATCGTCGATAATACCATGGCCAGCCCTTATCTGGTCCGGCCTCTGGAATACGGTGCCGATATCGTCGTGCATTCCGCCACCAAATTTCTCGGCGGCCATGGCAATTCCATGGGCGGCGTGATCGTCGATGGCGGCACGTTCGACTGGTCGCAATCGGACAAGTTTCCGAGCCTGTCGCAGCCGCGCAGCGAATATGGCGATGTGGTTCTGCATGACGCCTTCGGCAATATGGCATTTGCCATTGCCTGCCGGGTGCTCGGTCTGCGTGACCTGGGACCGGCGATTGCGCCGATGAATGCCTTCCTCATCCTGACAGGCATCGAAACCTTGCCGCTGCGCATGCAGCGCCACTGCGACAACGCCCTCAAGGTCGCCCACTGGCTGAAGGCCCATGCCAAAGTCTCCTGGGTGCATTATGCGGGCCTGCCTGACGATCCGAACCATGCGCTGCAACAGCGCTACGCGCCGAGAGGCGCTGGCGCCGTTTTCACCTTCGGGCTGAAAGGCGGCTATGAGGCGGGCAAGACGCTGGTGGAAGGATTGCAGCTGTTTTCCCATCTTGCCAATATCGGCGATACCCGCTCGCTGGTCATTCATCCTGCCTCGACCACCCACGCCCAATTAACCCCGGAGCAGCAGGTGGCGGCCGGTGCCGGGCCGGAGGTCGTGCGCCTGTCCATCGGCATCGAGGACCCCGACGATATCATCGCCGATCTTCATCAGGCCTTGTCAAAACTCTGATGGGGCTTGCTGACGATGGGTGCTTTCAGAGCATTTCAGCGTTTCCGTGGAAAAGCTGAAATGCTCTAAATCCCGCCAGGCGCCTTCGCTTTCAGGGTAATCCTCGTCAGTTCTGACGGCACGCCGAGCCGGAGTGCAAAGCCGGGCCAGAGCGCTGTCCCATTGTTCACATAGAGCGTCATGCCACCGATGCCGTAGCGGCCTGAAACAAAGCCGTTATTGGCACGGGCGACCAGCCGGTCAAGGCCCAGAACCATGCCGCCATGCGTATGACCCGACAGTTGAAGAGCTATCCCTGACGCGGCCGCCTTGGCTGCCGACATCGGCTGATGGTCGAGGAGAATGATCGGCGCATCTGCAGGCGTCCCCTGGAGCGCCGCTGCGAGGTCCGGGGCTGGTGCGCCGTGCGCGGCGGCGGAGCGATCCGTGACGCCTGCCAAGGCGAGTTTTGCATCGCCTTTTGTGATCACAGCATGGGCGTTCGAGAGCATGTTCATCTTCAAGGTCGCGAGATGGGCCATCCAGCCCTGGAAATTGAAGAAGTATTCGTGGTTGCCAGGAATGGCGTAGACGCCGTCGCGCGCCCGCAAGTTTGCAAGCGGTGCGACATCATCCTGCCGGCTGGCA
The Allorhizobium ampelinum S4 genome window above contains:
- the rplM gene encoding 50S ribosomal protein L13, with translation MSTFVQKPAEVEKKWVIIDAEGLVVGRLATVIATYLRGKHKVTYTPHVDDGDNVIVINAEKVVLTGKKYTDKTYYWHTGYPGGIKERTARQIIEGRFPERVLEKAVERMIPRGPLGRRQMKNLRVYAGSAHPHEAQQPVALDVAKLNSKNVRSA
- the rpsI gene encoding 30S ribosomal protein S9, with protein sequence MADLSSLKDLGTAQEASAPVHVRKVDAQGRAYATGKRKNAIARVWVKPGTGKITVNGRDFPVYFARPVLQMILQQPVVAAARTGQFDVIATVTGGGLSGQAGAVRHGISKALTYFEPGLRSVLKKGGFLTRDSRVVERKKYGKAKARRSFQFSKR
- a CDS encoding CoA-binding protein translates to MQHDVYESDYLRTILETVKIIALTGASPNPARPSHGVMHFLLNHGYRVIPVNPGQAGKDILRQTVFASLGDIPEPVDMIDVFRASEYLPAVVDEALGLKHLPKVIWAQLGVRDDQAAARAEAAGIKVVMNRCPAIEYPRIFQGTLEPDRH
- a CDS encoding antibiotic biosynthesis monooxygenase family protein — translated: MSGFAKLPSPPYYVVCFSSVRTEVSNGYDDMAEAMVTLASQQPGFLGVESARDATGFGITNSYWSDEDSIRAWKKVVDHLAAQNQGRAEWYSRYEVRVAKVERSYSFAKA
- a CDS encoding O-acetylhomoserine aminocarboxypropyltransferase, which codes for MANNNPGFATLAVHAGAQPDPATGARTTPIYQTTAFVFENTDHAAALFGLKQFGNIYTRIMNPTQGVLEERVAALEGGTAALAVASGHAAQMLVFHTLMQPGDNFVAAKKLYGGSINQFGHAFQNFGWQVRWADTDNPASFEAQIDERTKAIFIESLANPGGTFVDIAAIADVARRHGLPLIVDNTMASPYLVRPLEYGADIVVHSATKFLGGHGNSMGGVIVDGGTFDWSQSDKFPSLSQPRSEYGDVVLHDAFGNMAFAIACRVLGLRDLGPAIAPMNAFLILTGIETLPLRMQRHCDNALKVAHWLKAHAKVSWVHYAGLPDDPNHALQQRYAPRGAGAVFTFGLKGGYEAGKTLVEGLQLFSHLANIGDTRSLVIHPASTTHAQLTPEQQVAAGAGPEVVRLSIGIEDPDDIIADLHQALSKL
- a CDS encoding CoA-binding protein — its product is MNHDHYSDDYLCKILARTHTVALVGASARDDRPSHWVLGFLLGKGYQVFPVNPALAGTTILGRPVHARLADIGVPIDLIDVFRRSESLSEVVDEALALERRPKAIWGQLGVRDDDAAAKAEAAGIAVVMNRALVAEYPLVYHASHIAHRSPTAA